One genomic window of Acidobacteriota bacterium includes the following:
- the secF gene encoding protein translocase subunit SecF, with protein MQIFHNPNYNFLRWRWHALILSWIVIAAGIGVIATKGLALGVEFSGGTIVILKFDQTPSIEQVRSALDAEKVGGGGQNIVVQRYGDESQRQVMVRLPHSGEEQGTSLTRTADEVVKAVKDANLGGFTQVGSQVVGPIVGRELTQKGFWATVLSLAGLLVYIGFRFRLSFGVGAVVATFHDLLVTLAFLAFFRYDMSLNVIAAILTVTGYSTNDTIVIFDRVRENLRGMRRDAIDEVVNRSVNQTLNRTIITAGTVLMSVIALYIWGGEVLKGFAFTMIVGTITGTYSSVFIAAAIVTFWRGKRAPKVPVAPSVSVDPGPKKKNNKRDRA; from the coding sequence ATGCAGATCTTCCATAATCCGAACTACAACTTCCTCAGATGGCGCTGGCACGCGCTGATCCTGTCGTGGATTGTCATCGCGGCGGGCATCGGCGTCATCGCCACCAAGGGTTTGGCCCTCGGTGTCGAATTCTCCGGCGGCACCATCGTCATCCTCAAGTTCGACCAGACCCCGAGCATCGAACAGGTGCGATCGGCCCTCGATGCCGAGAAGGTCGGCGGCGGCGGGCAGAACATCGTGGTCCAGCGCTACGGCGACGAATCGCAGCGCCAGGTGATGGTGCGGCTGCCCCATTCGGGCGAAGAGCAGGGCACCAGCCTCACCAGGACGGCTGACGAGGTCGTGAAGGCGGTCAAGGATGCGAACCTGGGTGGGTTCACACAGGTTGGTTCGCAGGTGGTCGGCCCGATCGTCGGCCGGGAGTTGACCCAGAAGGGCTTCTGGGCGACGGTGCTCTCGCTGGCGGGATTGCTGGTGTACATCGGCTTCCGGTTCAGGCTGAGCTTCGGCGTCGGGGCCGTTGTCGCGACGTTCCACGACCTGCTCGTGACGCTGGCCTTCCTGGCGTTTTTCCGCTACGACATGTCGCTCAATGTCATCGCGGCCATTCTGACGGTGACCGGCTACTCGACCAACGACACGATCGTGATCTTCGATCGAGTTCGGGAAAACCTCAGGGGGATGCGTCGTGACGCGATTGACGAGGTGGTGAACCGATCCGTCAATCAGACGTTGAATCGAACCATCATCACCGCCGGCACCGTGCTCATGAGCGTCATTGCCCTGTATATCTGGGGCGGAGAGGTGCTCAAGGGCTTTGCGTTCACCATGATCGTCGGCACGATCACGGGCACTTATTCGAGCGTGTTCATCGCCGCCGCCATCGTCACGTTCTGGCGTGGCAAGCGCGCGCCGAAGGTGCCAGTCGCCCCGTCGGTCTCCGTCGACCCTGGGCCGAAGAAGAAGAACAACAAGCGGGACCGTGCGTAA
- a CDS encoding sodium-translocating pyrophosphatase, producing MLVAVLSLTGTVVTAAGHRAPQVEPPQAAAEHHGGGEASLILPDLSQAKFLGTDGRSLLMLGLLVCVGGLLFGYYIHHDIKKQSVHRSMAEIGDLIYETCKTYLLQQGKFILILEVFIGSVIAFYYGFLMQFPIERVAIILAFSLVGIAGSYGVAWYGIRINTYANSRTAFASLRGKPFAISHIPLQAGMSIGMMLISVELFIMLCILLFIPGEYAGPCFIGFAIGESLGAAALRIAGGIFTKIADIGSDLMKIVFNIKEDDARNPGVIADCTGDNAGDSVGPSADGFETYGVTGVALISFILLAVNEPVVQVQLLVWIFLMRVIMVIASGLSYLINNAIAKARYGTVDKMNFEAPLTSLVWLTSFVSVGLTYLASYFLIPELGGDTTLWWKLSTVITCGTLAGAIIPEVVKIFTSTESGHVKEVVKASREGGASLNVLSGLVAGNFSAYWLGIVIVVLMGTAYFVSSMGLSALMIAPAVFAFGLVAFGFLGMGPVTIAVDSYGPVTDNAQSVFELSTIEQIPGVKAEIKKDFGFDVDFRRAKDLLEENDGAGNTFKATAKPVLIGTAVVGATTMIFSIIFLLTNRLQPDLVANLSLLHPPFLLGLITGGAMIHWFAGASIQAVSTGAYRAVEFIKANIKLEGVTRASVTDSKRVVEICTQYAQKGMFNIFLTVFFSTLAFAFVEPYFFIGYLMSIALFGLFQAIFMANAGGAWDNAKKIVETELKEKGTALHAATVIGDTVGDPFKDTSSVAMNPVIKFTTLFGMLAVELAVKLGLDAGQAVTRSLAAVFFAVAVVFVWRSFYRMRIGAR from the coding sequence ATGCTGGTCGCGGTGCTGTCGTTGACCGGCACCGTTGTGACCGCCGCTGGCCATCGGGCGCCGCAGGTCGAGCCGCCCCAGGCTGCCGCCGAGCATCACGGCGGCGGTGAGGCCAGCCTCATCCTGCCAGATCTCAGCCAGGCGAAGTTCCTGGGGACCGATGGCCGGAGCCTGCTGATGCTCGGGTTGCTGGTCTGCGTCGGCGGACTGCTGTTCGGCTACTACATTCATCACGACATCAAGAAACAGTCCGTGCATCGGTCGATGGCCGAGATCGGCGACCTGATCTACGAGACGTGCAAGACGTACCTGCTGCAACAGGGCAAGTTCATCCTGATTCTCGAGGTCTTCATCGGGTCGGTCATTGCCTTCTACTACGGCTTCCTGATGCAGTTTCCGATCGAGCGGGTCGCGATCATCCTGGCCTTCAGCCTGGTCGGGATCGCCGGGTCGTACGGGGTGGCGTGGTACGGCATCCGCATCAACACCTACGCCAACTCGCGCACCGCGTTCGCCAGCCTGCGGGGCAAGCCGTTCGCGATTTCCCACATCCCGCTGCAGGCCGGCATGAGCATCGGCATGATGTTGATCAGCGTCGAGCTGTTCATCATGCTCTGCATCCTGCTGTTCATCCCGGGGGAGTACGCCGGTCCCTGCTTCATCGGGTTTGCGATCGGCGAGTCGCTCGGCGCCGCGGCGCTGCGGATTGCCGGCGGCATCTTCACCAAGATCGCCGACATCGGGTCCGACCTGATGAAGATCGTGTTCAACATCAAGGAAGATGACGCGCGCAACCCCGGCGTCATCGCGGACTGCACGGGCGACAATGCGGGCGACTCGGTCGGCCCGAGCGCGGACGGCTTCGAGACCTACGGCGTGACGGGCGTCGCGCTGATCTCGTTCATCCTGCTGGCGGTGAACGAGCCGGTCGTGCAGGTGCAGCTGCTGGTCTGGATCTTCCTGATGCGCGTCATCATGGTGATCGCCAGCGGCCTGTCCTACTTGATCAACAACGCGATCGCGAAGGCGCGCTACGGCACCGTCGACAAGATGAACTTCGAGGCGCCGCTGACGTCGCTCGTCTGGCTGACCTCGTTCGTTTCGGTGGGCCTCACCTACCTGGCGTCGTACTTTCTGATCCCGGAGCTCGGCGGCGACACCACGCTCTGGTGGAAGCTGTCGACCGTCATCACGTGCGGCACGCTGGCGGGCGCCATCATCCCGGAGGTCGTCAAGATCTTCACCTCCACCGAGTCGGGCCACGTCAAGGAAGTCGTGAAGGCGTCGCGCGAAGGCGGCGCGTCGCTCAATGTCCTTTCCGGCCTCGTGGCAGGCAATTTCAGCGCCTACTGGCTCGGCATCGTGATCGTCGTGCTGATGGGGACGGCGTACTTCGTGAGCTCGATGGGTCTGAGCGCGCTGATGATTGCTCCGGCCGTGTTCGCGTTCGGCCTCGTGGCGTTCGGCTTCCTCGGTATGGGGCCGGTGACGATCGCGGTCGATTCCTACGGCCCCGTCACCGACAACGCGCAGTCGGTCTTCGAACTGTCGACGATCGAGCAGATCCCCGGCGTGAAGGCCGAAATCAAGAAGGACTTCGGCTTCGATGTCGACTTCCGCCGGGCGAAAGACCTGCTCGAGGAGAACGACGGCGCCGGCAACACGTTCAAGGCCACGGCCAAGCCCGTGCTCATCGGCACGGCGGTGGTCGGCGCGACGACGATGATCTTCTCGATCATCTTCCTGCTGACCAACCGGCTGCAGCCCGACCTGGTGGCCAATCTGTCGCTGCTGCACCCGCCGTTCCTGCTGGGCCTGATCACCGGCGGCGCGATGATTCACTGGTTCGCTGGCGCCTCGATCCAGGCCGTCTCGACGGGGGCGTACCGCGCCGTCGAGTTCATCAAAGCCAACATCAAGCTCGAAGGTGTGACGAGAGCCTCGGTCACCGACAGCAAGCGAGTCGTGGAGATCTGCACCCAGTACGCACAGAAGGGGATGTTCAACATCTTCCTGACCGTGTTCTTCTCGACGCTGGCCTTTGCGTTTGTCGAGCCGTACTTCTTCATCGGCTACCTGATGTCGATCGCGCTGTTCGGGCTGTTCCAGGCCATCTTCATGGCCAACGCCGGGGGCGCGTGGGACAATGCGAAGAAGATCGTCGAGACCGAACTCAAGGAAAAGGGCACGGCGCTGCATGCCGCCACCGTCATCGGCGACACCGTGGGCGACCCGTTCAAGGACACCTCGTCGGTGGCCATGAATCCGGTGATCAAGTTCACGACTCTGTTTGGAATGCTTGCGGTGGAACTGGCCGTCAAGCTGGGCCTCGACGCGGGCCAGGCCGTGACGCGTTCGCTGGCGGCCGTCTTCTTTGCCGTGGCGGTGGTGTTCGTGTGGCGGTCGTTCTACCGCATGCGCATCGGGGCGCGGTAG
- the uppP gene encoding undecaprenyl-diphosphatase UppP produces MLVVVAILLGVVQGLTEFLPVSSSAHLILARLVFGVDPDRLGMAFDVACHVGTLVAVVVFFRRDLVAMAAAAAGVFQRAPEGAARRLQLVVLGTLPVMVVGLLVAGRIEEQLRTPLVASVSLALGALLFFWVERVGSRSRADESLTAGEGLAIGIAQTVALVPGVSRSGATITMGMFLGLTREGAARFSFLLGVPAILAAAGHEGLHLLKTGMGRDDAGIFFVGMITSAVVGYAAIKYFLKYLTSHSLVAFAWYRLVVASLVLGWWLVG; encoded by the coding sequence TTGCTTGTAGTTGTAGCGATACTGCTCGGAGTCGTGCAAGGCCTGACGGAGTTTCTTCCCGTCTCGAGTTCGGCGCACCTGATTCTGGCCCGGCTGGTGTTCGGCGTGGACCCCGATCGGCTTGGAATGGCGTTCGACGTGGCCTGCCACGTCGGCACGCTGGTCGCCGTGGTGGTCTTCTTCCGCCGGGACCTGGTCGCGATGGCGGCTGCCGCCGCGGGCGTGTTCCAGCGAGCCCCAGAGGGGGCGGCGCGACGGCTTCAACTGGTGGTGCTCGGCACCCTGCCCGTGATGGTGGTCGGATTGCTGGTTGCGGGCCGGATCGAGGAGCAGCTTCGCACGCCCCTGGTGGCGTCTGTGTCGCTGGCGCTCGGAGCGTTGCTGTTCTTCTGGGTTGAGCGCGTCGGATCGCGCAGCCGCGCCGACGAGTCCTTGACGGCTGGCGAGGGGCTGGCGATTGGCATCGCGCAGACGGTGGCGCTGGTGCCGGGCGTCTCGAGATCGGGCGCGACGATCACCATGGGCATGTTCCTGGGGTTGACCCGCGAGGGCGCCGCCCGGTTCTCGTTCCTGCTGGGCGTGCCGGCGATCCTGGCGGCGGCGGGCCATGAAGGGTTGCATCTGCTCAAGACCGGGATGGGCCGCGACGACGCCGGGATCTTTTTCGTTGGCATGATCACCTCGGCCGTCGTGGGCTACGCGGCAATCAAGTACTTCTTGAAGTACCTGACCAGCCACTCGCTGGTGGCGTTCGCGTGGTACCGGCTGGTGGTGGCGTCCCTGGTATTGGGGTGGTGGCTGGTTGGCTGA
- the secD gene encoding protein translocase subunit SecD, whose translation MRVLTSLVVLVAAAWFFYPLYPYPFEGIRLKLGLDLKGGVHLVLRVNTDDALRLDTETTMEQLRETVDGKGISSAVFTVMPPMQFKVEGIPQNQDGAFREAANEVQASYNRESGVGGTYTFTMKPNVVVQLREDAVTQARQTIERRVNELGVAEPVIAQTGTNNDQIIVELPGITEVARAEEIIRSTALLELKIVEDGPAGTKENLLQSRSGAIPNNMEVVPGVGDSSQRGERAETVFYLVRKVAVVTGRDLRNAKPTIDETGRPAVSFSLNQDGARKFGKATGENIGRRLAIILDGRVQSAPNIESRITDEGRISGGAFTQQEVQDLSLVLRSGALPASLTYLEKNTVGPTLGADSIRSGVIASAVGLLLIMLFMLVYYKLSGINAIVVLCFNLTILLGLMAYLGATMTLPGIAGFVLTMGIGVDSNVLIFERIKEELAAKRGVRQALDAGFSRVFLTLLDTHIASLISAAFLFQFGTGPIRGFATTLSIGLVANLFTSTFVSKTIFELVLSGRKVQTLSI comes from the coding sequence ATGAGGGTGCTGACCTCGCTCGTGGTGCTCGTCGCCGCGGCCTGGTTTTTTTATCCGCTCTACCCGTATCCCTTCGAAGGCATCCGGCTGAAGCTGGGGCTTGACCTCAAAGGTGGCGTGCACCTCGTGCTCCGCGTCAACACCGACGACGCCCTGCGTCTCGATACAGAGACCACCATGGAGCAGCTGCGGGAGACGGTGGACGGCAAGGGGATTTCCAGCGCGGTCTTCACGGTGATGCCCCCGATGCAGTTCAAGGTTGAGGGCATCCCGCAGAATCAGGACGGCGCGTTCCGCGAGGCGGCCAACGAAGTGCAGGCCTCCTACAACCGGGAATCCGGCGTCGGCGGCACTTACACCTTCACGATGAAGCCGAACGTGGTCGTGCAGTTGCGTGAAGACGCGGTGACCCAGGCGCGGCAGACCATCGAACGGCGCGTGAACGAGCTGGGCGTGGCCGAGCCGGTGATCGCGCAGACGGGCACCAACAACGACCAGATCATCGTTGAACTGCCGGGGATCACCGAGGTGGCGCGCGCAGAGGAGATCATCCGGTCGACGGCGCTGCTCGAGCTGAAGATCGTCGAAGACGGTCCCGCCGGGACCAAGGAGAATCTGCTCCAGTCTCGCAGCGGGGCGATTCCCAACAACATGGAAGTCGTGCCCGGCGTGGGCGATTCGTCGCAGCGCGGTGAGCGGGCCGAGACGGTGTTCTATCTGGTCCGGAAAGTCGCGGTGGTGACGGGGCGCGACCTGCGGAACGCCAAGCCGACCATCGACGAGACTGGCCGGCCGGCGGTCAGTTTCTCGCTGAATCAGGACGGCGCCCGGAAATTCGGCAAGGCGACCGGCGAGAATATCGGCCGCCGCCTGGCGATCATCCTGGACGGGCGGGTCCAGTCGGCGCCGAACATTGAAAGCCGGATCACCGACGAGGGCCGCATCTCAGGCGGCGCCTTCACGCAGCAGGAGGTCCAGGATCTCTCGCTCGTGCTGCGGTCGGGCGCGCTGCCGGCGTCGCTCACGTACCTCGAAAAGAACACGGTCGGCCCGACGCTCGGTGCCGACTCGATCCGGTCCGGCGTCATCGCATCAGCGGTGGGCTTGTTGCTGATCATGCTGTTCATGCTGGTCTACTACAAGCTGTCAGGCATCAACGCGATCGTGGTGTTGTGCTTCAACCTCACGATCCTGCTCGGGCTGATGGCCTATCTCGGGGCGACCATGACGTTGCCGGGCATCGCGGGCTTCGTGCTGACGATGGGCATCGGCGTGGATTCGAACGTGCTGATCTTCGAGCGCATCAAGGAGGAACTCGCCGCGAAGCGGGGCGTGCGTCAGGCGCTCGATGCGGGCTTCAGCCGGGTCTTCCTCACCCTGCTCGATACGCACATCGCGTCGCTGATTTCGGCGGCCTTCCTGTTCCAGTTCGGCACCGGTCCGATCCGCGGGTTTGCCACCACGTTGTCGATCGGGTTGGTGGCCAACCTGTTTACGTCCACATTTGTCTCGAAGACGATTTTCGAGCTGGTTCTGTCGGGCCGAAAGGTCCAGACGCTGAGCATCTAG
- a CDS encoding TonB family protein, with protein MPRDMFGDVTNPSITLGSRKWYTVPLSIFVHTLIIALVVIIPLMAADVLPSIPGMMAFVAAPPPPPPPPPPPPPPAAAAPKPILEVNPAAAPVTAPSEIKPETGILAPEGGVTGGVEGGIPGGVVGGVVGGLAEAPPPPPPPQAPVRVGGNIRPPTKVKDVKPIYPSIAQSARVQGVVIIEATIGPDGKVKDARVLRSIALLDQAALEAVRQWEFTPTLLNGVPVPVIMTVTVNFTLQ; from the coding sequence GTGCCACGCGATATGTTCGGGGACGTCACGAACCCCTCAATCACACTCGGGAGTCGGAAGTGGTACACCGTTCCGCTCTCGATCTTCGTCCACACGCTGATTATTGCGCTTGTGGTGATCATCCCGTTGATGGCGGCCGACGTGCTGCCGAGCATCCCGGGCATGATGGCGTTTGTAGCGGCTCCGCCGCCGCCACCGCCACCACCGCCACCGCCGCCACCGCCGGCGGCAGCGGCGCCGAAGCCCATACTGGAAGTGAACCCGGCGGCCGCGCCGGTGACGGCGCCGTCTGAGATCAAGCCTGAGACCGGCATCTTAGCCCCCGAGGGCGGGGTGACCGGCGGGGTTGAAGGCGGAATTCCCGGCGGCGTCGTTGGCGGCGTCGTCGGCGGTCTTGCGGAAGCGCCACCGCCACCGCCGCCACCGCAGGCGCCGGTTCGCGTAGGCGGCAACATCCGTCCTCCGACCAAGGTCAAGGACGTCAAGCCCATCTACCCGAGTATCGCCCAGTCGGCGCGCGTGCAGGGCGTCGTCATCATCGAGGCGACGATCGGACCGGATGGCAAGGTGAAAGACGCTCGTGTGTTGCGATCAATCGCGTTGCTCGATCAGGCCGCGCTCGAGGCGGTGCGCCAGTGGGAGTTCACGCCGACGCTGCTCAACGGCGTGCCGGTACCGGTCATCATGACGGTGACGGTGAACTTCACGCTGCAGTAG
- the yajC gene encoding preprotein translocase subunit YajC, with protein sequence MTQTGILSQGLVLSMAAPAESGANPWVQLIPFALVLAIFYFLILLPMQRKQKKVQQFLNALKVGDRIVTTSGIYGQITRLADKSVQVQIADKVRIDISKAAVAGYQGQDPVAPESANQ encoded by the coding sequence ATGACCCAAACAGGCATTCTTTCTCAGGGCCTCGTGCTGTCGATGGCCGCGCCGGCCGAGAGTGGCGCCAACCCCTGGGTGCAACTGATCCCGTTCGCCCTCGTGCTGGCCATCTTCTACTTCCTGATTCTGCTGCCCATGCAGCGGAAGCAGAAGAAGGTGCAGCAGTTTCTCAACGCGCTCAAGGTCGGCGATCGAATCGTGACCACCAGCGGCATTTACGGCCAGATCACGAGGCTCGCCGACAAGAGCGTTCAGGTCCAGATCGCCGACAAGGTCCGGATCGACATCAGCAAGGCGGCGGTGGCCGGGTACCAGGGCCAGGACCCGGTCGCGCCCGAATCAGCGAATCAGTAG